One Desulfobaccales bacterium DNA window includes the following coding sequences:
- a CDS encoding cache domain-containing protein, translating to MRKTMTVLVVVLFAVGFLAAAAFADATPDDAKGWVAKAKEFFKANGKDKSLAEFSNPKGQFAKDDLYIYVLDMNGKMLAHPNATLVGKDFMTVKDADGKLFAVDIVKDAKGKGMGWVDYKWENPKTKKVDPKTVYFEKVDDIIICSGAYKK from the coding sequence ATGCGTAAGACCATGACGGTGTTGGTTGTTGTTCTGTTCGCAGTGGGATTTTTGGCGGCCGCGGCTTTTGCCGATGCCACCCCTGATGACGCCAAGGGCTGGGTGGCCAAGGCCAAAGAGTTTTTTAAAGCCAACGGCAAAGACAAGTCCCTGGCCGAATTCAGCAATCCCAAGGGGCAATTTGCCAAGGACGATCTGTACATCTATGTGCTGGATATGAACGGCAAGATGCTGGCCCACCCGAACGCCACCTTGGTGGGCAAAGATTTCATGACGGTAAAAGACGCCGACGGCAAACTCTTTGCCGTGGATATCGTCAAAGATGCCAAGGGCAAGGGGATGGGTTGGGTCGACTACAAGTGGGAAAACCCCAAGACCAAAAAGGTCGATCCCAAGACCGTCTACTTTGAAAAGGTCGATGACATAATCATTTGCAGCGGCGCCTATAAGAAATAG
- a CDS encoding radical SAM protein, producing the protein MSLSQPYDFLIQWHLTERCNLKCRHCYQEGGNFRELSLAEIYRVIEEISDMLKAWHDAYGLDFSPSFNVTGGEPVLRTGFFDILGRLVQTGFEIYILSNGTCITLDIAKKIAALGVQGIQISLEGPEEIHEQVRGRGSFAAALLGIRNLLQAGVKVSLNATISRMNAGYFQEMVGLARELGVSRLGFSRLVPSGRGKDLLAHMLTLDETKRLYESILSMQVEGLEITTGDPMAAQMNSPAPADGENNTFPAGGCAAGVSGLTILADGTVTPCRRLPIALGKVGETPLREIWAASPVLEQLRTKDLYQGKCGKCPRWSACRGCRAIAYASATAQGNPDFLASDPQCFI; encoded by the coding sequence ATGTCCCTCAGTCAGCCCTATGATTTTTTAATCCAGTGGCATCTCACGGAGAGATGCAATCTGAAGTGTAGGCATTGTTACCAGGAAGGTGGAAATTTTAGAGAATTGTCGCTGGCCGAAATTTACCGGGTAATAGAAGAAATCAGCGACATGCTTAAGGCCTGGCATGATGCTTATGGCCTAGATTTTTCCCCAAGTTTTAACGTCACCGGAGGGGAGCCGGTCTTAAGGACGGGCTTTTTTGACATCCTGGGCAGGCTGGTGCAGACCGGGTTTGAAATTTATATTCTCTCGAATGGCACGTGCATTACCCTCGATATAGCAAAAAAAATTGCGGCTTTGGGAGTCCAGGGCATCCAGATCAGCCTGGAAGGGCCAGAGGAGATTCACGAACAAGTCAGAGGCCGGGGCAGTTTTGCCGCCGCTCTCCTGGGGATCCGAAACCTCCTGCAGGCAGGGGTGAAGGTCTCATTGAATGCCACCATTTCCAGAATGAATGCCGGCTATTTCCAAGAGATGGTAGGACTGGCCCGCGAACTGGGAGTTTCCCGGCTGGGATTTTCCCGCCTGGTTCCTTCGGGCCGTGGAAAAGACTTGCTGGCCCACATGCTGACCTTAGATGAGACGAAGCGTTTGTATGAAAGTATTTTATCCATGCAGGTCGAAGGCCTGGAGATTACTACCGGAGACCCCATGGCGGCCCAGATGAACAGCCCCGCGCCGGCTGATGGCGAAAATAACACCTTTCCGGCCGGGGGCTGCGCCGCGGGGGTGTCCGGGCTTACCATCCTGGCGGACGGCACAGTTACCCCCTGTCGCCGCTTGCCTATTGCCTTGGGAAAAGTGGGAGAGACTCCTCTGCGGGAAATTTGGGCCGCTTCTCCCGTTTTGGAGCAACTTCGAACCAAAGACCTCTACCAGGGTAAATGCGGCAAGTGCCCGAGATGGTCCG
- a CDS encoding TrpB-like pyridoxal phosphate-dependent enzyme, translating to MDSYKIQLSESEMPQEWYNIIPDLPSPMPPYLHPGTGQPITPDDLAPIFPRALIEQEVSPERWIAIPDDVLRIYQLWRPSPLHRAYNLEAALKTPARIYYKNESVSPAGSHKPNTAVAQAYYNKAAGIKRLATETGAGQWGCALSLACNFFCMECTVYMVKVSYQQKPYRRSLMHIWGASVYPSPTDRTQAGRSLLAKDPETSGSLGMAISEAVEDAATHADTNYALGSVLNHVMLHQTIVGLETKKQLALAGESPDVLIGCVGGGSNFAGFAFPFVPDKLKGKEMRFVAVEPTACPTLTKGAYTYDFGDTTGLTPLIMMYTLGHSFVPSGIHAGGLRYHGDAPLLCQLVHEKVIEARAYPQNPVFEAARLFAETEGIIPAPETAHAIKAAVDEALVCKETNQAKCIVFNFSGHGHFDLAAYDAFLEGKLQDIELDPDEMIKKALAELPKVKTP from the coding sequence ATGGACTCTTACAAGATCCAACTGAGCGAAAGCGAGATGCCCCAGGAGTGGTACAATATTATTCCCGACCTGCCATCCCCCATGCCGCCCTATCTGCACCCGGGCACCGGCCAACCCATCACCCCGGACGACCTGGCGCCCATCTTTCCCCGGGCCTTGATCGAGCAGGAAGTCAGCCCGGAGCGTTGGATTGCCATCCCCGACGACGTTTTGCGCATCTATCAGTTGTGGCGGCCCAGCCCCCTGCACCGGGCCTACAACCTTGAGGCGGCCCTTAAGACCCCGGCCCGCATTTACTATAAGAACGAATCCGTGAGCCCCGCGGGCAGCCACAAGCCCAACACCGCGGTGGCCCAGGCCTACTATAATAAAGCGGCAGGCATCAAAAGGCTGGCCACCGAGACCGGGGCCGGCCAGTGGGGCTGCGCCCTGTCCCTGGCCTGCAACTTCTTCTGCATGGAATGCACCGTCTATATGGTCAAGGTGAGCTACCAACAGAAGCCCTACCGGCGGTCGCTGATGCACATCTGGGGGGCCAGCGTCTACCCCTCCCCCACGGATCGCACCCAGGCCGGCCGGTCCTTATTGGCCAAAGACCCGGAGACCTCGGGCAGTCTAGGCATGGCCATCTCCGAGGCGGTGGAGGACGCCGCCACCCATGCCGACACCAACTATGCCCTGGGGAGCGTCCTCAACCATGTCATGCTGCACCAGACCATCGTGGGCCTGGAGACTAAAAAGCAACTGGCCCTGGCTGGGGAATCGCCGGACGTGCTCATCGGCTGCGTCGGCGGCGGCAGCAACTTCGCCGGCTTTGCCTTTCCCTTTGTACCGGACAAGCTGAAGGGCAAGGAAATGCGCTTTGTGGCGGTGGAACCCACCGCCTGCCCCACCCTGACCAAGGGCGCCTATACCTATGACTTCGGTGACACCACCGGCTTAACACCCTTGATCATGATGTACACCCTGGGGCATTCCTTCGTGCCCTCGGGCATCCACGCCGGCGGCCTGCGCTACCACGGCGACGCCCCGCTCCTCTGCCAGTTGGTGCACGAAAAAGTTATCGAAGCCCGGGCCTATCCGCAGAACCCGGTCTTTGAGGCGGCCCGCCTCTTTGCCGAAACTGAAGGCATCATCCCGGCCCCGGAGACCGCCCACGCCATCAAGGCCGCAGTGGATGAGGCTTTGGTGTGCAAAGAGACCAATCAAGCCAAGTGCATCGTGTTCAATTTTTCGGGCCACGGCCATTTCGATCTGGCGGCCTACGACGCCTTCCTGGAAGGCAAACTGCAAGATATCGAACTCGACCCGGATGAGATGATCAAAAAAGCCCTGGCGGAATTGCCTAAGGTCAAAACACCATAG
- a CDS encoding DUF6119 family protein has translation MDNEDKLSLQKLSIYLIKDQYKDPQSIIDLEKRPERRALDGIGDLFVRKGWPKPPRWAPFFEDYVNEEELGLIESTAAALIIESKQRLFAVTFGQGRYLLNPGCWEERFGLLACLNSIGESNIRSIDKVTIDTISRHSKEQASREVHPSEFGLDIEQDLLRGVTGRPTEEGLGTRISGTDALHVLAHIKIGSLRELLSKYYGKSLEDTYKNIFPWVDHIREIKDVSIIEQLDSVLIEKMINEELDNIWMAVPQVVEWERIKSFQFIGFGRQLSEYSDIHIPEFLKLIKDRKELSKELLIKRRANAIDHDGKSIYKWQVYHCLHAEIDIDSESFLLSGGKWYRIDRDFVSEVNEAYKKIPRYQHCFMEYDHESEAAYNKYVAESDSSKYALMDRKLIQYGGANQKIEFCDLLINKKDIVHIKRYGQSSALSHLFSQGLISGDLFFTDAEFRKLVNERLPKEHRLEDYNRRIEREEFQIVFAVISNNPGDDLVLPFFSRLNCKHAAKRLQEVYGYRVSIGKISINQIRTRTQTCPPKLKGFK, from the coding sequence ATGGATAACGAGGACAAACTATCCCTTCAAAAACTTAGCATCTATTTAATTAAAGACCAATACAAAGACCCTCAATCCATAATAGATCTTGAGAAAAGGCCAGAAAGGCGTGCGCTTGATGGGATTGGTGATCTTTTCGTAAGAAAGGGTTGGCCCAAGCCTCCGAGGTGGGCCCCTTTTTTTGAAGATTATGTGAATGAGGAAGAATTGGGTCTTATAGAATCGACTGCCGCTGCCCTAATAATTGAATCAAAACAGAGACTATTTGCGGTAACATTTGGACAGGGGAGATATTTATTGAATCCGGGATGTTGGGAGGAGCGTTTTGGACTCCTTGCATGTCTCAATTCTATCGGAGAAAGTAATATACGTAGTATTGACAAAGTGACGATAGATACAATATCCCGACACTCGAAAGAGCAAGCAAGCCGTGAGGTGCATCCAAGCGAATTTGGATTAGATATTGAGCAAGATTTGCTTAGGGGCGTCACAGGAAGACCAACTGAAGAAGGATTAGGGACGCGAATTTCCGGAACAGATGCTCTTCATGTTTTAGCTCATATAAAAATCGGTTCCCTCAGGGAGCTATTGTCAAAATACTATGGCAAATCATTGGAGGATACATATAAAAATATATTTCCATGGGTAGACCATATTCGTGAAATAAAAGATGTATCAATAATTGAGCAACTCGACAGCGTTTTAATAGAAAAAATGATCAATGAGGAACTGGACAATATTTGGATGGCAGTGCCGCAGGTAGTAGAATGGGAGCGAATTAAAAGTTTTCAATTTATAGGGTTTGGACGTCAATTATCTGAATATTCTGATATACATATTCCGGAATTTCTAAAATTAATAAAAGATCGTAAGGAGCTTTCAAAAGAATTATTAATAAAAAGAAGAGCAAATGCTATTGATCATGATGGAAAATCAATTTATAAATGGCAAGTTTACCATTGCCTTCATGCAGAAATCGATATTGACAGCGAATCATTTCTTTTAAGTGGAGGTAAATGGTATAGAATTGATAGAGATTTTGTTAGCGAGGTAAATGAAGCTTATAAAAAAATCCCTCGTTATCAGCATTGTTTTATGGAATATGATCATGAATCCGAAGCAGCTTACAATAAGTACGTAGCAGAATCTGACTCTTCAAAATATGCTCTGATGGATAGAAAACTCATTCAGTATGGAGGAGCTAACCAGAAAATCGAATTTTGCGATCTTCTAATTAATAAAAAGGATATCGTACATATAAAGCGCTATGGCCAATCAAGTGCCTTGAGTCATCTTTTTTCACAAGGGCTTATTTCGGGAGACCTATTTTTTACCGATGCAGAATTTAGAAAGTTAGTAAACGAGCGCCTTCCTAAAGAACATCGCTTGGAAGACTATAACCGACGCATAGAACGTGAGGAATTTCAAATAGTTTTTGCTGTTATTAGTAATAATCCAGGAGATGATCTTGTCCTCCCATTTTTCTCAAGATTAAACTGTAAACATGCTGCAAAGAGGCTTCAAGAAGTATATGGATATAGAGTATCTATTGGGAAAATCAGTATAAATCAAATTCGTACAAGAACCCAAACATGTCCTCCAAAATTGAAAGGATTCA